AAAAAaaataaggctgtgtttagttcgtgaattttaggaatttggctaccgtagcactttcgtttttatttgacaattattgttcaatcatggattaattaggctcaaaacgttcgtctcgcaatttccaatcaaactgtgcaattagtttttttttcgtctacatttaatgctccatgcacgtatcgcaagattcgatgtgatggctactgtagcactttttggaaattttttttgggaactaaacaagcactcatTAAAAACAGTCTGAATAAGAACCACCGTCACGCTCCTTAAATTTGCCTGGGTTACAATAACAAGGCCTGTAACGCGAATTTAACAAACAGTTAGAAAAGTGCAGTTAGGCCTGAGTACAAGAATCTCAAAATATAGTGCCTACTTTTTTTCCCTTAATCGAAAGTAGAGCATGCATGACTGTTAGTGGCCTTTTTATTTTAAATGTCCATGTACTAATGACTTAATGTCAATGCTAGTTTGTTTGCGCATCACAAACTATCATCTCTAGAAGCACTTCACAGATTTGCGCAAGCAAAAAATcatattgtatttattttcaAGATCTTGTTTGTTTTCACTTACTGCAGGCTTGAGTAACCATTATCCAATGGAGATTTTTTTATTCTTATTTTTTCTAGTTTAGAATTTTTGAAGCGTGGTGACTAAAAACATATACTCcatctgttttaaattataagtcgctttgtcttttttggttcatctattttactatgcatctagacatattatttatctagaGGCATAATAAAATGAATATACCAAAAAAGTTAaatcaacttataatttggaatggaagggGTACAATTGAAATGTTTGGTGAGACTTTTTTTACTGGAAATTCGATTACAAGCCTACTACACTCTCCGTctacaaaagaatacaattctcgtTTTTCAAGAAGTCAAAtaatttaaactttgactaaatttatataaaaaaagtgcAAACGTTTATAATACAaagtaagtaccattagattagttatagaatatatttttataataaatttatttggagccATAAATCCTAATAACATTTGCTATAAATTTCGTCAAACTTGAGCTTATTCGACCGGCACGTATCCCATAATTACATtaggggatggagggagtactattcGACTATTCCTTCGCTGCTCAGGGCTTCCCAGCACCATACTTTTACTTATAGCACGTTACGGATGATAGGATAAAAAAGAGGTGCTACACTCGTCATAATAGCTTGCAGAAGATACATATGTCATGGTCCATGCTAAAAAAGAGAGACAGGAAATAAAGGTGAgatatgatgaaagaaaaaaattTCTTTATAAATTACAAGTAGTAATAGTTTATATTGTGTAAATAGTAGTTCTAATATTTTTCTAATATATGTGAATCACTTTATTTTTTACAGAAGTGTTGGCATCGACGGTGCCCTCGACTACTCTGCTTCAGCTTTATTTTTTCGAAAGATGTGCTTCAGCTTTAGAAGAAGCGAAAAGACACGAGCACTGTAGGAAGTGACGTGGCAGCAAATGGCGATCCATTTCAAGGGCAGCGTGTGGACACTTCTCGTTCCATGTTCCATCCCCTCCCTCCGTCCCGGCCTGGCGGCCTCGCCTCGTGGGTTGGGGTCACCCACCGTACAGGCTACCGCTGCTGCCCGTGCCCCACGCGCAGAACCAGAGGGCATCGATCGCATCGGACGTGGCGGCGCGGTGAAGGGTGGGTGCGCCGGGAGGACCACCGTGTGGAGCGGTAGCCTCGTGTTGCGGGCAACGCGCACTTGCGCTCGGCAGGGCCGAGACCGTCGAGTAGCTGGGAAACGGAAACCACGGTCCACGGGTGCGGCCGTTCCGCTGACGTGGAGCAATTAATCCCGAGGGAAGAAGGCGGCTTTGGCCTTTGGCTCGTACTGCACTCGGCTGCACGCCAGTTGCGTTGCGTGTACAGGAAAGCAAAGCCTCAAGCACGCGCAACTTGTTCTATgagaaagagttaaatgcaccagagatccattaacttacGAGGAGGTTTCAGTTAGGTCCATCAATTTTTAAAGTGACTTTTTGGGTCTATAAACTTTCTATCCGTATCATTTAGATCCATATCTCTCCACATAAACTTTTTATGCTGATGTGGCTGCTGACTTGTCCATTAAAACCAACTATTGACCCTTCGTTTCGTCAAACATGTCGTGTGCGCGCGAGCAGGTGCCGCTGCCGCGGCCACGTACACGGGCGTGCGAGCGGCCGGCTGCCCGTGCTGGTGCAGTCATGCTGCCGCAGTGGGTTCCGCCGGACCGCATCATCACCACCAACCTGTGGTCCGCCGAGCTGTCCAAGCTCGCCGCCAACGCCTTCCTGGCGCAGCGTCGACGTCACCGAGGTGGCGCACTCCGTGGGGAGGGACGCCCGCATCGGCCCGCGCTTCCTCTCCACCAGCGTCGGCTTCGGCGGCTCCTGCTTCCAGAAGGACATCCTCAACCTCGTCTACATCTGCGAGTGCTACGGCCTCCCCGAGGTGGCCGCCTACTGGCGGGAGGTCATCCGGATCAACGACCACCAGAAGAGCCGCTTTGTCAACCGCGTCGTCTCCTCCATGTTCAACACCGTCGCCGGCAAGAAGATAGCCGTGCTCGGGTTCGCCTTCAAGAAGGACACGGGGGACACCCGCGAGACGCCCGCCATCGACGTCTGCAACGGCCTGCTCGGGGACAAGGCCGTCATCAGCATCTACGACCCGCAGGTGACCGGGGAGCAGGTGTCGCGGGACCTCGCCATGAACAAGTTCGACTGGGACCACCCGCGCCACCTGCAGCCGCTCAGCGCCACCGACCTGGCCAAGCAGGTCGCCGTCGCGCCGGACGCCTACGAGGCGGCGAGCGACGCGCACGCCGTCTGCATCCTCACCGAGTGGGACGAGTTCAGGACGCTCGACTACAAGCGCATGTTCGATGCCATGCACAAGCCGGCATTCATCTTCGACGGCCGCAACGTCGTCGACCCAGCCAAGCTCCGGGAAATCGGGTTCGTCGTCTACGCCATCGGCAAGCCGCTCGACGATTGGCTCAAGGACATGCCAGCCGTCGCATGATCCATCCATCGATCCATCTGCAGGACTCCTTACACTTCCTCTGATCCGATCCTGCTATTCATCATTAATTAGGTTTCCCTGTTAATTTCATTGTATTCTCATTTCACAGCTTTTTACTTCGTCTTCGCGTCCCGCGGCTGGGCACGCACGCCGCCTCGCGCCCATGGCCGGCAGCCCTGCCGCGCGAGGCCGGCAAGGGAGGGCGGCCACTGTCCGCGATCTTCGATGCCTCAGTCACCCGCGTCGACGTTGACCGCCCGAGTATCCGCACTCCACTGCCGTGGGTTTGCTGGCGCCGGCGGCCGCGACGCGCGGCGCTGAACCGGCATCATGCACGGGCGCCGCCATCCTCCTCCTGGGCATCCCCACGCACTCGAGTCCGGCTCCGGCACGGCGTCCGTCGAGCCCGCATGCGCTCGAGCCCCTGCTCCGGGTTCGTACGCGGCGTTCAGATACAGTGAAGTTGTGCGAACCGATACTGAAAATGCATATACAGAGTCAGGACGTCTTATGCAACCATCCATAAATGATTTTTGGCATAAAAAAAGCTATGACCGTCGTCGTGCCGCTCCACTGTGCAGCTACAGCCGTTCCATGCTGCATCACCGTAGCTATGACCGTTCTGTTGGCGTATAGAAAAAAAAGCTCGCCGGCACCGGCGAGCATGCCATTGCCGTTACCACCATCAGCACCAGAACCACCATGCTGCAAGCTACGACAACCGGAGCCAATCGTCGAGCGGCTTGCCGATGGCGTAGACGACGAACCCGATCTCCCGGAGCTTGGCTGGGTCGACGACGTTGCGGCCGTCGAAGATGAATGCCGGCTTGTGCATGGCGTCGAACATGCGCTTGTAGTCGAGCGTCCTGAACTCGTCCCACTCGGTGAGGATGCAGATGGCGTGCGCGTCGCTCACCGCCTCGTAGGCGTCCGGCGCGACGGCGACCTGCTTGGCCAGGTCGGTGGCGCTGAGCGGCTGCAGGTGGCGCGGGTGGTCCCAGTCGAACTTGTTCATGGCGAGGTCCCGCGACaccttgaagggtcgagatggcgactagagggggggtgaatagtcttttctaaaacttaatcgcgtcggctaaccgatacaaatgcggaatttaaactaacgttctagccaagactacaccccactatatatgttcactagcaccttgcaaagataacaattaagcaataaaggtgccgggctagctagagctctcctaaacaattctaggagcaaggttacacaaacctatgccactagtactttaagtgacaagggagcttctacacatgctagtaagcaaaagcacaaagctaactaagctcactagcaatgctcaataacaaggcaaccaatgcctaattagagagcgcaaatacttagttacacaaactaagcaatgtgactaacaaggttactaaaaccaaattagccacgcaagggagctacttctatgctacacaagcaagaaggtaattagcaagctacacaagctatctaattacaagagcaactacacaagcttaatatgtataaaagtaattgcaagcttgtgtaatggggaagcaaaccaacgggaagaacaaggttgacacgatgatttttctcccgaggttcacgtgtttgccaacacgctagtccccgttgtgtcgaccgctcacttggtggttcggcggctaattagcatcacccgctaagcccgcacgtcgggcgccgcaagaacctaccccttgagtgagggtagctcaatgacacgctttactagagttgctcttcgcgactcccgcggggcgagcacaatgcccctcacaagcacttctccgaagcgccgcacaagcttcttgcgcgcttcgacggagaccaccaccaagccgtctaggaggtggcaacctccaagagtaacaagcaccaccggcttgcaactcgatcacctagtgccactcgatgcaacctcacgatgcaatcgcactagaatcgctcactcacacaatcgaatgatcactatcaagtatgtgtgtgatggagggctcccaagcactcacaagcatggacactaagtcccttgaggtgctcaacaccagccatggccgagggccacttctatttatagccccaagggctaaactagccgttactccttcactgggcaacggtcgggacgaccggacgctccggtcgtgttgaccggacgctggacctcagcgtccggtcgcccacagacgaccacgtgtcccggttccaacggtcacttgacctgaccggacgctccagcttcaactgaccggacgctgaaccccagcgtccggtcgtttccagtaagctcccgagcatgaccggacgcgtccggtcgaacgcgatcggacgcagccagcgtccggtcacactccagcgactgctacactccacgtcagcgcgaccggacgcagcctgccagcgtccggtgcattcagatccagcgtccggtcagttgaccgacgccagcatcttctccattttcttcacccttgctcaagtttgctaaccacaagaatttgcatccggcacaatagaaaatagacattccattttcccgaaagcgccgaatcccgcctcgcaagctcggcgggagggagagagggacccaaacccatctcacccctgcaaacaccaccgcctttgtaaatgtgccaacaccatcaagtgtacaccaccatgtgtaagtgtgttagcattttcacaatcatttcccaaaggatgttagccactcaacttgccacgccactcgatcctagcgacaatgcaaagttagatcactcgagtggcactagatgaccgatatgcaaacaagtttgcccctcttgatagtacggccatctatcctaaacccggtcataaacttctctacacacctatgaccggtgaaatgaaatgccctaggttatacctttgccttgcgcattccattccatctcctccaatgtcaatgcaacacatgcaccaacacgatcaacaatgatatgatccactccatatcatcacatgatcatattggttcatcgatcttgactctacttgctcttcaccgttgccatcgttcatcggcgccaagtctcgctcaagcttcaccgccacgcggtccatcactccaaagccttcgacttgcccttcacgcttgcaaccggtccatcaagccaagtcttgtcttgatcttctccaccttgatcacacgactcaatgtcatgtctcatgtgcaataagctccttcatcatcacatgtgtgagctttgcaacatctccaagccattttcaccttcatggcatatgttgctcacacacatgtacctgtggactaatcacctgtgtatctcacataaacacaattagtccacctaagttgtcactcaattaccaaaactaaacaaggacctttcaatctccccctttttggtaattgatgacaactctacaaagataaggaaattaagctcttttggattcatgttgcttgcccaagcaattttaccatgtcaaaatgattttggacaagtaccataaacccgagatggtagtattagctccccctacatatgtgctagagtatttaatttgaagcttgcacatatgcatagattgaaattgtgggagagtaaatactacaaaatgatgctaaggtgtatggaataaacctttgaagcgtgataccaatcggagttgcacctttaagttcatccttagcaccatggttagctagatatcacttgataataaaacactagataccttgtgagatcaacattaaaagcaaggtactagcattacttgaaaagcataccaagtgtctagctatcatcctatgcatgctagttatcaaatcatcatccaagttctacaattagcatacaccacacaagcatgcatattgaattaaaaaacttatgcaatgcaagcaagcacatgaatatgcatatatcaaatgcacttaatcaaagttcatgagcttgctccccctacttgtgtgcttctcttgtccaagaattttgatccatctcttttcttcaatgttgctccctctttgtccatgtccaacctctatttcttttgtaTCTCATCTCTTCCATTGTACAttctctcccccattcaatcaagcttcatatctttgtacaatctctccccctttgtcatcaatttccataaaaggtgtgcttcttattgatgcaaaggtatgcactttggggtagatggttgagacttgcatttttgatggacattacttgaatattggaatgacaccacaagTAGATACCATTTAGGATTtgcaacttgtactacttgtatcttatcattcttatgcatgggtcatccattttatttcacttaagctcttgtaggtgagggatgcattcttcatttgatgatcacttaaagttgaggatcacttgtggaaccatcgtctactatgattgatactatgtatagataccacttgtaggaagtgaatatcatttgaaagaatcttctagtatggaaccacttatttgatttatcaataaagaccatttcttgaacatttgctatcttcatgagtaccacttataggatatcacttgtgagttgaaacatactaactagatatccatttgcattgttgtcttgtgcttgtactcttatcattatcatgagcttcttatgtgacttgaactaaattgttttgcctaagctttcaagtccggtttgaaccaatgacaagcttcttcacacctcttttaagggttatcttgtcaatgttgtacttgtcacttgtttagcaatccaaattaagtcaagtacttgggtttactagctcatgaacaaattcatatactaaccactagatcaagtaatcattcaaacaatagtggtaggctatgaatttaaaacatttcatttgttatgcatgatcctatgaagcatgtactatatgcactaaccgcatactagtaagggatgaaatgaacatgcacattacaatgatacctttgctatgttggagtagaggatagtcacatagattccaattcattactccaatagcaatgtgaagtccaattaaaggcttggtgaagaccaatagataccaatttgaattccattcttcatccatatgaaatgaataccacttatgatcaaatgcactttcttgttgtggttgacttgctttatcttttgatctttgcttgcatgagagcatcaatatgagaataccacttgaaatgtcatgattagctctcttttgggtgttgcttgcttttcttgatcaaccctattgatttcttcaactaagcatcttaaatgttcctcggatcaccacttccatgttagccttccaagtaccacacttggtttacctactcataggcggcaagcccctacactagggagaagtgacctctctccaagaatcattcttgatactcacttgaaacaacttgattgattgatccaagtgatggacttaacttgatgagtaaccttgattccttctttaagtccttttctttctacttgtttaagtccttttctttctaccaaatgatttccaatagtcactagaacttaaacttcaacttcatcttgagtttgatcttgatcttctaatttgagtaccaaaagtgtgcaaagtacactccttaATCACATGACCTTGTACTCTTTGTTTAACATGTTTCTAGATCATcttaaaaccaaacttaggtgcctcaaacacttataaacatgtttccaacttgaggacctttcaatcaaagtgactctagatccatccaatatttgtcacttttctgatagattttgtacccttcaaagaaataatcatatatcccaaagtacaaatccaaataccacgaaatttggtggagatgagattcactaagttatctagcagccataaaaattttagcttcatttgatctcatatgaactgccaaattttaattcttccaccactgctacatgctgaaaactgctgcactatagctgacaagaaccactccaaaaccgaagcatttcttatccaattttcataaaatttctacagcatcttataccataagtctagagcatgtacaccaattttcatgccaatccaataagttttcaatactcaaacatggctatgatcacagctagctcagattttgaatataggacagatttcaagcaattgagctattcttgaccaaatatgaatcaaacttgatactaacttgtttgaatacttccataagacatatatccattcaaaccacttactaaatgtcatctcatgaatttatccgacacaaatcaattcaaacttgattactaagcaattatccattcaaacatctcatagcaagcaacattgcatatttatctaattcaattaactcatatgcacccaaatgaaatgatcaactagagatataccttgcttagctcatgatcatccaactagcaagtttcaactcaattatttgcaagtcatcaaatattccaataaatcaccacaacttgaaatttacacttgtatgttgtagcacatttggacttcattcaatttgtcatggcattgggataatgatcatcacttagcaatacttggctcaactatatgatcaataagatgaatatcatttgaaccaagcctccaatgccgatggtacctacaatcaatcatccactttttgatggtacccaaacaactttgggtcctctcaagttaggagcaacatacttaggcaatgccttagtatgaatagcgggatgctttgcaattgcaaccaatgaggtaccattgccatcctttctaagcatatcatgattatcaattgaaataggcttagaaattttacctaggggacatgaatgtgccatgtgtcccctttcccggcatgagtagcactttctctttgattgagccttctcttctttgctcatgtggtgcttctcattgccttgcctcttatgGATTGCTTGATCCTTCTtgtcaagcttggtaggacacttagaggcaaagtgtcccgtacttccacacttgaagcacttgatgtgagcatagactttcttctcattgtcattcttgctcatcatcttggcatcttgaatttgcattggatgccttgcctttccaccccttcttgttttcttcttctttatcaccaaatcaccaccatcttcatggttgatcttgatttgttcttggggtgtcttctcttgctcaacttgtggctttggttgaggcttcacttgttgcttcaccaattccttggttgggcatattgaggtaaaatgaccccaagtgccgcacttgaagcacttgacatgcttaagcctctcttcttcttttagcttcttgagcttctcaatgttagggcaaccatttgcaaagtgtcccacttcatgacaccggaagcatatggtatgagagagctttctttgttgtagcttcttcatctttctttctctctttctttcgccctttgtcatcttcttttcgaagccaaggccacacttgtcaccatagtttctttgagttttcatcatatgctcaaaggtgacttttgagttgtagcacctctctaacttgttgctcaattttttcacttcatttttgagctcattgttctccttcaaaaggttagtctcacaagacatagaagtagaacaagcatctatatgtgaagagcatgtcatatctaataaatcatcacaagaggtggatacatgcttcttgcctacatcacaagggttagcaatagtatGAGATTTGTCatgtgacccatgtgatgagctctcattatttttaagtttctttgtaaatattttaatgagagaagcttgtttttctaataattcatcatgagatgcaagtagtgtctcatgattcaatttaagctcatcaagtgaagatttataagcattatttaatttcttatgttcttcacaagagttctttagaaatgagttttcattttctaatttcattgttttagctttctcattttctaaagatgtggtcatgctagcaagtctactaacaagctcatcatatgaatcaacatgatcaaccacattatcatttgataccttagtgtcaccttgtgacatgaagcaatgtggtgtagtggatgtgcttgtagtagcatcatcatggcacgagcatgaaccatcattaccatcaagtgtgcatggggtagcatcatcacttgcaacacttgtggcatcatcatcaaccttgtcaagtgaacttgtagtggattgatcatcatcatcctcacttgacaatgaggtggagcaatcttccacaatcaccaaattgtggttatgctcaacacactcatgtgtctccttcttgggctcatcctccttcttgaattttccatcatcccatgtggaggaatcaccgaaggtgtccttgatggagtcccatatctcacgagcggtccccttgtagtttacttgcttcatcaaatcaaaatgtaaagcatccaatagaaaacaacaagcatttgcatcaagttcatagaggactctttgagctttggttagagttctatgatccaagacatgggagagaccactagtgacaacccaccaaaatttaggtccctttgcacgaaaatgatcaagcatatgatttttccaaagtgcaaagttagtaccattaaaaatgtgattctcacaactatctagcccattagacgccatcctctcgggtcggtgaagaccacaaatgagagaccgggctccgataccacttgaagggtcgagatggcgactagagggggggtgaatagtcttttctaaaacttaatcgcgtcggctaaccgatacaaatgcggaatttaaactaacgttctagccaagactacaccccactatatatgttcactagcaccttgcaaagataacaattaagcaataaaggtgccgggctagctagagctctcctaaacaattctaggagcaaggttacacaaacctatgccactagtactttaagtgacaagggagcttctacacatgctagtaagcaaaagcacaaagctaactaagctcactagcaatgctcaataacaaggcaaccaatgcctaattagagagcgcaaatacttagttacacaaactaagcaatgtgactaacaaggttactaaaaccaaattagccacgcaagggag
The nucleotide sequence above comes from Miscanthus floridulus cultivar M001 chromosome 18, ASM1932011v1, whole genome shotgun sequence. Encoded proteins:
- the LOC136522208 gene encoding UDP-glucose 6-dehydrogenase 2-like; protein product: MFNTVAGKKIAVLGFAFKKDTGDTRETPAIDVCNGLLGDKAVISIYDPQVTGEQVSRDLAMNKFDWDHPRHLQPLSATDLAKQVAVAPDAYEAASDAHAVCILTEWDEFRTLDYKRMFDAMHKPAFIFDGRNVVDPAKLREIGFVVYAIGKPLDDWLKDMPAVA